Proteins encoded by one window of Chryseobacterium sp. POL2:
- a CDS encoding T9SS type A sorting domain-containing protein, translated as MKKTLSLIAVMAYLGAFAQFTSPNTGVTYNLTSLAQAAPGTVTNNGDHFLISQNVTISANDKLIIDENTIVKLNKDVMLYIFGTYQTNSPQLIYTTNVEGEAYKGIRFEDTSTVDIKNTTIEKGGGMRVNTSNFVMNNCIIRKNVTMSGGATSSAAIQFGSVNNTLIKNSGFIENYGSALGSGANISVSGTIDSNYFYGNNTSNQNRPQINMGPGGTAGIVITNNEIIGNRNLTMTGGISASALIGGANNVKIEYNIIRDNRYGITVAGNSSYGTVTRNIIENNNTQNNPLQGGSGINFIGSGTAVMDIKVSGNQVRGNLWGVTLQGTAQANFGSDIPGKENEGKNIFKNNINEGKVYALYNNTPNNIEAKFNCWREGELSNDAMVEDVITHQVDDTAYGVVNFKPYNCGAVQAVTDLQKAKLQVYPNPSQGTFNLKSESEGNVVITDFSGRTVYSGSVIKGENKINLKATAGVYILNYQNETAKSSTKIVIQ; from the coding sequence ATGAAAAAAACTCTATCCTTAATAGCTGTAATGGCTTATCTTGGAGCATTTGCTCAGTTTACAAGTCCTAATACAGGCGTCACATACAACCTGACAAGTCTCGCGCAAGCAGCTCCAGGAACTGTGACTAACAATGGAGATCACTTTTTAATCTCCCAGAATGTTACTATTTCTGCCAATGATAAATTAATTATTGACGAAAACACAATCGTTAAGCTTAACAAAGATGTTATGCTTTATATTTTCGGAACTTATCAAACCAATTCTCCACAGCTTATCTACACAACCAATGTGGAAGGCGAAGCTTATAAAGGTATCCGTTTTGAAGATACTTCTACAGTAGATATCAAAAATACGACTATCGAGAAAGGTGGCGGTATGAGAGTAAATACGTCAAACTTTGTCATGAATAACTGTATTATTCGAAAAAATGTTACAATGAGTGGTGGTGCCACTTCTAGCGCCGCTATACAATTTGGAAGCGTTAACAATACCTTGATAAAAAATTCTGGATTTATAGAAAATTACGGTTCTGCACTAGGATCAGGTGCTAACATCAGCGTATCGGGAACTATTGACAGCAACTATTTTTATGGCAACAATACTAGTAACCAAAATCGACCACAAATCAATATGGGACCTGGTGGCACAGCAGGTATTGTCATCACCAATAACGAAATTATTGGTAACAGAAATCTTACAATGACAGGTGGTATATCTGCTTCTGCTTTGATAGGTGGCGCTAATAATGTTAAAATCGAATACAATATTATTCGTGACAACCGTTACGGGATAACCGTTGCGGGTAACTCTTCTTACGGAACAGTCACAAGAAATATTATTGAAAACAACAATACCCAGAACAATCCTTTACAAGGTGGCAGTGGAATCAACTTTATTGGATCAGGAACTGCCGTTATGGATATTAAAGTAAGCGGAAACCAAGTACGCGGAAATCTGTGGGGTGTAACTTTACAAGGAACTGCGCAAGCTAATTTTGGCAGCGATATCCCTGGAAAAGAAAACGAGGGGAAAAATATTTTCAAAAACAATATTAATGAGGGTAAAGTCTATGCTTTGTATAATAATACACCGAATAATATTGAGGCAAAATTCAATTGTTGGAGAGAAGGCGAATTATCTAACGATGCTATGGTAGAAGATGTTATAACCCATCAAGTTGATGATACCGCTTACGGCGTTGTAAATTTCAAACCTTATAATTGTGGCGCTGTACAAGCTGTTACTGACTTACAAAAAGCAAAACTTCAAGTGTACCCAAATCCTAGCCAAGGAACATTTAATTTAAAATCGGAATCGGAAGGCAATGTTGTAATCACCGATTTTTCAGGACGAACAGTTTATTCTGGTTCGGTTATTAAAGGTGAAAACAAAATCAACCTGAAAGCAACCGCAGGAGTTTATATTTTAAATTATCAAAATGAAACGGCAAAATCTTCAACAAAGATTGTCATTCAATAA
- a CDS encoding RNA recognition motif domain-containing protein, protein MNIFVSNINYATKEEQLLSLFENHGEVSSAKIIMDRDTGRSKGFGFVEMPNDDEAKQAIEALNQQDFNGKTLNVSEARPREEKPRRSFDNNRGGGYGNGGNRGGGRW, encoded by the coding sequence ATGAACATTTTTGTTTCAAACATCAATTACGCAACTAAAGAAGAACAGTTGTTATCATTATTCGAAAATCACGGAGAAGTTTCTTCTGCAAAGATTATTATGGACCGTGATACAGGAAGATCAAAAGGCTTTGGTTTCGTTGAAATGCCAAACGACGACGAAGCTAAGCAAGCTATCGAAGCACTTAATCAACAAGATTTTAATGGAAAAACTTTGAACGTTAGCGAAGCTAGACCTAGAGAAGAAAAACCAAGAAGATCATTTGATAATAATAGAGGCGGTGGTTACGGTAACGGAGGAAACCGTGGCGGTGGCCGTTGGTAA
- a CDS encoding restriction endonuclease subunit S, with translation MREGCTISSQKDWEEISLKEVTTKIGSGVTPIGGSSVYINNGTSLIRSQNIYNGYFDTGGLVYINDETAKKMSNVEIFENDVLINITGDSVARCTIVPKEILPARINQHVSILRCNKNKIESRFLKYTLISPYYQSVLLSIATGAGATRNALTKSILEDLKINLPPLETQKKIASILSAYDDLIENNLKRIKILEEMAQQTYEEWFVRMRFPGYESVKINKETGLPEGWERLYFKNILNFKTGKLDSNALDINGEFDFYTCAKEVYKTNSYCFEGEAVLLGGNNATGDFALFYADSKFDAYQRTYIVTSKINDLPLVYVYQVLRTYLPHFKIVSSGASTKFLTMRILDKTKIVVPNDEILKSFFNIAKPCFENILNLQNQNQRLREARDILLPRLMMGMIEV, from the coding sequence ATGAGAGAGGGTTGTACTATAAGTTCGCAAAAAGATTGGGAAGAGATTAGTTTAAAAGAAGTTACTACAAAAATTGGTAGTGGTGTTACTCCTATAGGTGGTTCTAGTGTTTATATTAATAATGGAACATCGTTAATTAGAAGTCAAAATATTTACAATGGGTATTTTGACACAGGTGGTCTTGTTTATATAAATGATGAAACTGCTAAGAAAATGTCAAACGTAGAAATATTTGAAAATGACGTTTTAATTAATATCACTGGAGATTCTGTTGCTAGATGTACGATTGTTCCAAAGGAGATTTTGCCTGCTAGAATAAATCAACACGTTTCTATTTTAAGATGTAATAAAAATAAAATAGAATCTAGATTTTTAAAATATACACTTATTTCTCCGTATTATCAGTCTGTTTTGTTAAGTATAGCTACAGGAGCAGGAGCAACACGTAACGCTTTAACAAAATCTATTTTGGAAGATTTAAAAATCAATCTTCCCCCACTCGAAACCCAAAAGAAAATAGCTTCGATCTTATCCGCTTATGATGATTTGATAGAAAACAACCTCAAGCGCATCAAAATTTTGGAAGAAATGGCACAGCAAACCTACGAAGAATGGTTTGTGCGTATGCGTTTTCCTGGGTACGAATCCGTAAAGATTAATAAGGAAACTGGATTACCTGAGGGGTGGGAGAGATTGTATTTCAAAAATATTTTAAATTTTAAGACAGGAAAATTAGATTCAAATGCTTTGGATATAAATGGCGAATTTGATTTCTATACTTGCGCGAAAGAAGTTTATAAAACTAATTCATATTGCTTTGAAGGCGAGGCAGTATTATTAGGAGGGAATAATGCTACTGGTGATTTTGCTTTATTCTATGCTGATTCTAAATTTGATGCTTATCAAAGAACTTATATCGTAACAAGTAAAATAAATGATTTGCCATTGGTTTACGTTTATCAAGTATTAAGAACTTATTTACCACATTTTAAAATAGTAAGTTCTGGAGCTTCAACAAAATTTTTGACAATGCGAATTTTGGATAAAACTAAAATTGTTGTTCCCAATGATGAGATTTTAAAATCATTTTTTAACATAGCTAAACCTTGCTTTGAAAACATTTTAAATCTTCAAAACCAAAACCAACGTTTACGTGAGGCGCGTGATATTCTGTTGCCACGCTTGATGATGGGGATGATAGAGGTGTAA
- a CDS encoding class I SAM-dependent DNA methyltransferase, producing MTQQHIKQLEIELWEAADELRANSKLTAGEYKDPLLGLILLRFAENKFIEAKAQLAETLPINPRTKQRREATKDDYAAIGAMYLPEKAQYSYLAALPESEDLAEAVNTAMKLIEAEYEDLAGILPKNFHDLTPEDDTDSNLLANLIRIFNSDSVRNAKGDVFGRVYEYFLMKLSMMGAGAQEGGEFFTPPSLVQLIVNFIQPNHGIVHDPACGSGGMFVQTAHFIKDHLNKKVNEAITVYGTEYKTGTTKLAKMNLAIHGIEGKIANNNSFYSDPHELYGKCDFVMANPPFNVDKVDAKNKFLAEDKRLPFGAPLTGKGSIGNGNYLWIQYFMSYLNDTGRAGFVMASSATDAGNAEKRIREELVKTGNVDCIVSIGNNFFYTRSLPCHVWFFDKGKREANKNKILMIDARNVYRKVTTTINDFSEEQLEGLTAIMALYRGEKPEVAADNAWFNEHFPDGTYRDIEGLCKIVTLDEVAEQDYSLTLGRYVGVNIDIDMDFDYQSRMQELNSELATLNEEANQLMNQIQAVKL from the coding sequence ATGACACAACAACATATCAAACAACTCGAAATAGAATTATGGGAAGCAGCAGACGAATTGCGTGCGAATTCAAAACTGACTGCTGGTGAATACAAAGACCCTCTGTTGGGATTGATTTTATTGCGATTTGCGGAGAATAAATTCATAGAAGCCAAAGCACAATTAGCAGAAACACTTCCGATCAATCCACGAACGAAACAACGACGCGAAGCGACCAAAGACGATTATGCGGCTATCGGTGCGATGTATCTGCCCGAAAAAGCGCAATATTCGTATTTAGCGGCTTTGCCCGAATCCGAAGATTTGGCCGAAGCAGTAAATACTGCGATGAAGCTCATCGAAGCGGAGTACGAAGATTTAGCTGGTATTTTACCGAAAAATTTCCACGATTTAACGCCGGAAGATGATACCGACAGCAACCTGTTGGCCAACCTGATCCGTATTTTCAACAGCGACTCGGTTCGCAATGCCAAAGGCGACGTGTTTGGGCGTGTGTACGAATATTTCTTGATGAAACTTTCCATGATGGGAGCAGGTGCGCAAGAAGGAGGCGAGTTCTTTACGCCACCGTCTTTGGTACAGTTGATTGTCAATTTCATTCAGCCGAATCACGGCATTGTCCACGATCCGGCTTGTGGATCGGGCGGTATGTTTGTGCAAACAGCGCATTTCATCAAAGATCATCTTAATAAAAAAGTAAACGAAGCTATTACGGTGTACGGTACCGAATATAAAACTGGTACTACCAAATTGGCGAAGATGAACTTAGCGATTCACGGCATTGAAGGGAAAATAGCCAACAACAATTCCTTCTATTCGGATCCGCACGAGTTGTACGGAAAATGTGATTTTGTGATGGCCAATCCGCCGTTTAACGTGGACAAAGTCGATGCGAAAAACAAGTTTTTGGCAGAAGATAAACGTTTGCCTTTTGGTGCGCCTTTAACAGGAAAAGGAAGCATTGGTAACGGAAATTACCTGTGGATTCAGTACTTTATGAGTTACCTGAATGATACAGGGCGTGCCGGATTTGTGATGGCGTCTTCGGCGACTGATGCCGGAAATGCCGAAAAACGCATTCGTGAAGAATTGGTAAAAACCGGCAATGTAGATTGTATTGTTTCTATCGGGAACAACTTCTTCTACACACGCTCGTTGCCTTGCCACGTTTGGTTTTTTGACAAAGGAAAACGTGAAGCAAACAAAAACAAAATCTTAATGATCGATGCACGAAATGTGTACCGAAAGGTAACGACCACGATTAACGATTTCTCGGAAGAGCAATTAGAAGGCTTAACCGCAATTATGGCGCTTTACAGAGGCGAAAAGCCCGAAGTAGCTGCGGATAACGCCTGGTTCAACGAGCATTTCCCAGATGGAACCTATCGTGATATCGAAGGCTTGTGCAAGATTGTGACTTTAGATGAAGTAGCCGAACAAGATTATAGCCTTACACTAGGACGTTATGTAGGTGTGAATATTGATATTGATATGGATTTTGATTACCAAAGCCGTATGCAAGAGCTCAACAGTGAATTAGCGACCTTAAACGAAGAAGCTAACCAATTGATGAACCAAATACAAGCGGTGAAATTATGA